The nucleotide sequence GAGAATAGATGAGTTTGAAGCCTTGTAATGGCAGATCAGTTCACCACGCCTCCGCTCATGTGTTCCTGTTCAAGGGTGAATTGATCTTATTGCCGTAAATGGTCTTACTTTGTATTTGCCATTTAAAATGCCTGGATTATTTACACAGTCTGTACACACCACTGTACACACTAGTACAGTAGCtctttttttgacaaatatggATGACATACTCATTCAAGGCACTAAAATTGTGTGTATGCTTTAAATGACTTAAAGCATTGTCTTGAGAACACTCTTGAGATCTTATTTATGCTAATTGTGCCAAAGGCTTAGGCTTGAGAAATCATGTCATCTTTTATGGGAAACGTTTGAATGTGTCTAACTTAAGATCTTTATGTGTCATGAAGCACATCATTTCCTCACAAAAAGGAGATTTTCTGTTTGAaaagaacaaaaatataaataaaaagcacaAATATGTTATGAGGATTGTAGATAATTATCTAAAACATGAATGAGATCAAATAGTGGCCATAACAAAgtcaatgtttttaaaagattttgattaaagaaatGCAACACGGTAAATTTGATTTtctgtaatattttgaaataaaaatatgaaattgatTTGAATGACTTCTGTCCAATTCCTGTAGGgcaaaaaaagttttgttttggcGAAACTCTGTGGCAAAGCGTTTTAGAAGAAAAGTAAAAAAGCATACTAAAGCTGATGATAGAAGGGtcaacatttttaagcaatGTTGCCAAGCGATGTTGACGAGCAATGCTGCTTGGGCACTTTCCCATTGAGAATGGCTGCGGTAGTGGGCCTTGTGTCTCACCTGGTTGCCTGTTGACAGCAACACTGGCCAGTGTATCATCACCTTAAGAATGGTTTGCCAAAGACAGGAGTACTATGTCTTGATAGTGGAATTTTCCAGATTAGCAGAAAGGTTTGCATTGTCTGTTTACCCAGATGCCCTCATGCTGTGACCATTACAGGTTACAGTTTCATTTTTGTGCTGATGCGCAGAGAGGCAGTTAAAGGCAAATTGTTATGCAAAAGGTGCGCCTGCTTGAGCCCTCAAAGGACCACTGATATTTACTCAAGGACTAGAGCTTTAATTATGTTGCTAGACAACAATTTATGAAGCCTGGAAACCATTTGTTGAAATATGCAAAGGGTCAGCAGCAAACATGTGAGGGGTCTGGGTTACTGTGTTCCACTGGAAAACGTTTCAGTGATCATTATCTACAGCGGTTTAGTTCCCTGAAAACATCATATACAAATTCACAATGATTTTCTCTGAAAGCAGGAACAATTGACTTAAAAGGCTAAAACATCATTTTATgatattatttctttttttttttttcattattggaGATATTAGAATAGTAATGCCACTGATAACTAGATACACTTTTTTAATTCAGGAATCTGTACATGTGCAGTATGTTGTGACCATTATTATATTCAATACACAAGGGGGATTCATTTCAGAAAAGATTCCCaggtttaaagttttttttctacAAATAACTGtcttttttcatataaaaggAAGACGTGACATTCACGTACATAACATTTCTATATATCGCACATCATATAACATTAATAGTTATAGTCTATTCCAAAAAGCTCAAAGAAGTGACACAAAAGGGCTGTTTAAAATTCACAAACCCTTGTTTTTAGCAAAACTGATGGCCGTTAACTGAACTGCAGGCAGCAACTTTTTGTACACGTAACGTAGAGATTGAACTTGATTCAGTGCCCGATAGACCTTATTCAGAGCAGCACCATGACGGGTATGAAAGCGAGGCTGTGAGGGATAGACTCACCGTGTTTTCATTGGcatctgctatgaaaagctttaAAAAGATCCTAGATCATTTAAAACTTTCCACAGCTCATGttgtctggatttttttttcttttctttttttttctgacattTCTTGTAAAGATATTTTTGCAGTGGTTCGTCAGAAGAACAATCCAAAAACCCATTTGTAACAACGTGCGTTCTTATGGGAAGGAGGAGCAAAAGGCGGAGATTCAAGgactttaataaaataaacaattttcacaaaaatgtcattacccccagaatatattgttatattaatatctgaacatgcaatatttTATTCTAGCTCaatgcattcatttttaattaacaCTTGGATATGGgtaaatttcataaaaaaacaacaacatttgagcaaaaagctgataaaatcacgtttttgtcaaagacttcATTTAGgccagattcagagcgatgatcaaacacagatggagtagatcgagtccatcaacacccctaatgcttgacCAGTCCTATAGCTCGCCCTGGGTCTGcatttcattcactaacattagatagttttgctttatatgatgtttaatgttgttaTCTTGATTTAATGATTACATATGAGATCGCTAGTTTCTGCGTTGTCTTCATATGTGTTTTGATCACGAGtttctgtactctttcagaagatgtgtttaaagctacactgtgtaacttttttagttcattcttagctaaaaatacttagttctttaaaaaatatatgtgctcattaatgtatatttacttctttcaagtaataaagtattctcgtaagtttataatatgccattgaaaatacatacgggtgagggggtCGAATGCTGGTCgtcatgttgctcctccatcttgaaagtacattagccaaagagggacatacccgtaaattcaagctttgcctttcgcgttttaacactcgatggcaccgtgtcgaatgtgaagagggggattgtcatgttaatcttggactaaatcggccaccgtaggagttaaaacgaaatcagaattgagaggaacagaaactattattcactggatggtcatatacctttacaccgctagatgggggaaaatatcacacgaaaggtgaagcttgaatttacgggtatgtccctctttggctaatgtactttcaagatggaggggcaacatggcgaccagcattcgaacccctcacccgtatgtattttcaatggcatattataaacctacgagaatactttattacttgcaagaagtaaatatatattaatgagcacatatatttttgaaagaactaagtgtttttagctaagagtaaactaaaaaagttacacagtgtagctttaaatatggatatttttcttatacatGAACCCaccgatttgcttcagaaggactTTATTAACCCCTTGGGGATGTGTgggttacttttataatggatggatgcacttttttgggcttcggATTTtaggctgccattataaagctctataaagaactatccctttaacacaaaAAAGATTCTTACATATAGCCCCTTTAAGAATTAGATTGTAATATGATCAATAACGCGTGACACCTTCCTTTTAACTAGAAGGAACAAATGACCATATAAGGAGTGTGTGTATCAGTCCCTGGGGGTGGTGCTGAAAGAACAGCTCCCACTAAACACGGCTTCTTTTATTAGCGGTCCCTTGTGACCACTTTTTCAGGAGACCCTCAGCCTCAGTTGGATTTTCGCTGCCAAGGAGAGCAAGGAAGGGAGTTATGACAAGCCATGAATCAGAAAAGTTCCCATGCCCGGACCGGAGCTTTGAAAACTGAGGGATATTTTGAAGAGACGATGAGAAGATGAAGAGGCAAAACGTGCGGACACTCGCCTTAATTATCTGCACTTTGTCCTATTTACTCATTGGAGCGGGAGTCTTCGATGCTCTCGAGTCAAAGCAAGAGAAAACCCAGAAGGGCAAGCTCGACTATCGAAAATTTGTACTTATGCATAAATATAATCTCACCAGGTTTGACTTTGATCAGATTGAGAAGGTCGTGTTGCTTCTGAAGCCTCACAAAGCCGGAGTCCAGTGGAGGTTCGCCGGGTCTTTTTATTTTGCCATCACTGTGATAACGACCATAGGTAATTTTTCTGGTCTGATTCATTTCATTTGTGAAGACAGTTATTCTAGTCTAACGATTTTATAGTTTCTTAGCCTGTTGCACCACTTATAGGATATGCGATTAAACTTTAGGTTTAGAAAATCTATTGTTTTACGtcattttgtaactttttttgtctcAAAATAATCTCTTACGGTGTGAATAAGCGACTCAATGTATAGGCCTATCATATATATTATAGTCAATTTCACAAGATAAAACGACAACCAATgaggttatttatttatttagctgcTTATtgcatttgtatttattttgagaGCAGTTTCGATGGAATTAAAGCCCACTGCACATATTTTCTGCGACAGAAATATAATATGATGTAGGATGTGATCATATAGCTAAACACAGTCACCAAAATGTCATGCTCCTGTAAACTGTTTTAACGGAAAAGTTCTGGCAACTGCATCTGACCGTTTTTAAAGGTAAAATCAACATTCCTCTGTGCTTCTCTGAAGCACAAATATCGTCGTGAAATATGTTCTCTAAGATTGCTTAAGACATAAATGACATGAGAAGAACGCGCATAGAGTCATCGCTGAAGCGCTTAATCCTGTGTTACAGTTCATGGTGATGATGTCGGTCAATGCTTCCGGTGGATTAGCTCAAAAATGGTCATGAGTTATTTTTAGAAGAGCACCCTACAAAATGCTAATGCATGTTATGCCAGTTTTCTCTCAGTTGCATTTTGGCACGACAATTACAGCTAAGTCATAGAGAGGTTCATTTTTATCTCTGTTatggttcacccaaatatgaaaattagcccatgatttactcaccctcaagtcatacTAGGTAGCCTTtttatgacattattctttcagacgaacacaatcagagttatattttttaaaaatctggcTCTTCCAAAGCTTTATAAATGGCAGTGAAGGGGTGTTTCGGTTTAGTTTTTTCTGTTTttgccttctgaagcgaatccaTGCAtttgtataagaaaaatatcaatattaaaAAACTTAACACACTGTAGTCTCTAACTTCCGCGAACTGTCGCATATGTGCGTTTTGACttgaatataataaattaatttagatGTTACCATTTGTAGGTTAATGTGTCAATTTTCTATTAGGTGAATGGGTTAAAGATTCACATCATCATCTGTAGGGTTTAGATTAGGTCAGAcgaaatcatttaaataaataatttaacattaaGTTAGTTTTGGAATAATGGTTAATAATTGTTGATGTACATGGAACAAGGAATTAACAGAACATGATGGTTTATTTGATTAtgattgtttttattacctACTTTATATATAGGTACAAAATTAGCCTTTGTCAAGATaaaagggtaacactttattttacagtgtccttgttacatgtaccatagtaataacagtaaattatgcataattacatgcaactaaccctcaaccaaatcctaccctaaccctataggttaggtaagtacatgtagtaaatgtataattacaatgTAACAATAAGAccataaaataaagtataaccGATAAAGATTTTATAGATACATAACAGTATTCTTCATTAATTTCAACTTCATTGCCCTAATTTGCTTGTTGAACATAATACGTGAATCATTTTGGTATGCCAACACTGAGAGCTATGTGCAGAGCTTCAACAAATTTCCAGACTAATGCCGTATTAGTCTGCCCTCATTTGGGAGTTTACAGTATCATCATAACAACATTGAGATGGCTAAGTGCAATGAACGTCAGTAATAATATTTACAGAATGTTAAAGAACATCCAgtacaaataaatgtgtgtgtgtgtgtggggtttGAACATGATGAATAGTCTGATTACTCTGGCCAATAACAAAAAGTGAAGATATTGACTGGCCTGTTTACCTCTTTAAATTTATGCAGACATATTAAGAGGCTGTTTAACTTACACCCCGGAGAGCACTAAAGTTATTatatgcaaagctgaattaagCCAAGTCACACACTCAGCTGAACCAAATTGTCATTTTATGGTAGTTTACTCTGGTATGTTATTGACTAACCTGTGTTCTACAACTCTTTAAATAAACTTGAATATTATGACTTGATACTATCAGGATTATAATAGGTGCAAGATGACGAGAACATGAACATACATtagcaaataaaaagtaaaaaaccaCACCAGCGTTGTCTTCTGCCGCATTAAATGCTCAAgctggattctgattggctgtcaatgattttatcgttcatcagctgggaaaaaaaaaacttctaaaagtgtttctttctctttttatcgttatagttgtggtgtgatatttgtttaagtttagaattttttttagaacaatatctttattgttatctttatagttattgttcttgGTGGGAACAGGCCTTTGCTCCTTGTCCTGTCTTACACATGGCTGTCTTTTGTGACGCTTGAAGCTCAATAAGTGAtgcatttcccaaaagcatcgctAGCCAACTATGATTGTAAGTTCTCTCATTACCAACATAGTTCACTGATTTGGTGTTTCCCAAAACCATAGTTCCAACGAACATTCGCAAACGGCGACGTTTTGTGGTTGGATGGCAGTCCACCTGTGGTTAGAAGCATAGTTTTTTGTTACCATGGCATGTGGACTCACATAAGCATGCAGAAATCATGGTTTTTAGCAAAATAACAACATGTTATTTGAAATCTCCAACCAATACACCTATACAGGTCGTTTGTCACTTTCTTGAATTACGACCCATGTaagtgtttactaaagttgcgcccctatcgacaatattttaatttttgaaatATGACACATAGAAgcgttttctaaagttgtgctcctgaCAACAGGACACTAtaaagcatttttcccttttatctgcaTACTATTTTAAGTTCActtggtaaagcattgcactacaaaacaacaacatgtgatcgttcgatcccagggaacacatgctcataaagtgtgtatgcactataaatcactgggtaggtttaggaatggggtgggtgtagttataaattaaaaaatatttatttttctaaatggaaaatgacaaatggtggCAAAGagtccacacattgcattaaaatgaacacacattttgattggtaacgacATTCGTCTTTTCGTCAGATGACGTATTacgacactgtcattatttttacgccagctagagggcgcattACTTTAAACCGTaaatataggtcgtaataaggtgctagaaaaacgacctatagagtcatattttttggaggacagtttGCTAAATAAGCAAGTTAACATGCTGTGCACTTAATATCTTATTGTCTTAGTTTATCAAGAGTATGATTGCGCATGCGCGTTTATGCTCTATTTGCGAGCAGCTAGTTAGTTCCTCCATTGTAGTTTAAAGGATGGTTcacgcaaaaatgaaaatcctgttaTTAATTATTCACCCTGTTGTTGTTTCAAACATaagacttttgtttttttttgatgaaatctgagcgcTTTCTATCCTTCATTGACAGCTACCAATTTaaagcttcaaaaagttcataaagagattgtaaaactaatccatatgaattgcggtttagtccaaattttccaGAGAGAcacgatcactttatatgatgaggCTATAGGCTtatattcacatttaaacagaaaacataaacagaagctcaactgaACCTGCGtaatgagaatgaacctcatgcACGTCAAgcaaacatgcttgagcttctgtttatcaTAACGGACATGTGAACtcatgaatgtttatatgtgaataaaagcctaaattcattCTGTTCACCATATAAATGTATTGtacctcttcagaaaatttggactaaatcGCTCAATTGATATGGATtcgttttatgatctctttatgaactttttgaaacgtCAAAGTGATAGTTGTGTaactctcagatttcatcaaaaagatttttatttgtgttccaaagatgaacgaacatcttacaggtttggaacgacatgagtaattaataacagaGTAATGTCGCTGTGTCGGAAATGTATTCCAGATTAAGTTAGGGGTCATAAATTCATTGTTTGATTGGTTGATCGGGAACCAACCAGTAACCAGACATTACCATGtcataaaaacagatttttttttagttcaaaCCACAAATCATGTGATGTCCTTTCCAATGGATGCAGGGTCTGAAACACAACGTTATACATCATATGACTTATCTTATCCTGCTCTCCTTCCCAAGGTTATGGCCATGCCGCTCCCAGTACGGATGCTGGGAAAGCATTCTGCATGGGGTATGCGCTTCTGGGCATCCCCCTCACCCTGGTGATGTTCCAGAGCCTGGGCGAACGCATCAACACCTTCGTCCGCTTCCTGTTGCACAAAGCCAAGAAATGCATGGGCCTGCGGAGGCCGGAAGTCTCCATGGCCAACATGGTGATCATTGGCTTCTTCTCCTGCGTCAGCACCTTGTGCATAGGAGCAGCTGCCTTCTCCCACTACGAAGGTTGGACCTTTTTCCATGCCTTCTACTACTGTTTCATCACCCTCACCACCATCGGTTTCGGGGACTACGTCGCCCTGCAGAAGGACAACGCTCTCCAAAACGACCCTCATTACGTGGCCTTTAGTTTTGTCTATATCCTGATGGGCCTCACAGTAATCGGTGCTTTCCTCAATCTAGTGGTGCTACGGTTCCTGACCATGAACACAGAGGACGAGAGAAGAGACGCGGCGCAGAGGGCGCTGCTCTCCAAAGATCAGCAGAAAGGTCCGGTTCCGCGCCGTCCGGACCCTCCGAGCCCAGCCGCCCCGGGGCGGGACAAAAGGCGAGGGCTGAAGAGCGTCTACGCTGAGGTGCTTCACTTCCAGACGGTGTGCTCCTGCCTGTGGTACAAAAGCCGAGAGAAAATGGTGATCCTCCCGCAGGATCTGTCCTTCACTGATGCGCTAATGGAGCAAGGAGACATATCGCCGCACCACTTTTTCGA is from Pseudorasbora parva isolate DD20220531a chromosome 10, ASM2467924v1, whole genome shotgun sequence and encodes:
- the kcnk3b gene encoding potassium channel subfamily K member 3, with the protein product MKRQNVRTLALIICTLSYLLIGAGVFDALESKQEKTQKGKLDYRKFVLMHKYNLTRFDFDQIEKVVLLLKPHKAGVQWRFAGSFYFAITVITTIGYGHAAPSTDAGKAFCMGYALLGIPLTLVMFQSLGERINTFVRFLLHKAKKCMGLRRPEVSMANMVIIGFFSCVSTLCIGAAAFSHYEGWTFFHAFYYCFITLTTIGFGDYVALQKDNALQNDPHYVAFSFVYILMGLTVIGAFLNLVVLRFLTMNTEDERRDAAQRALLSKDQQKGPVPRRPDPPSPAAPGRDKRRGLKSVYAEVLHFQTVCSCLWYKSREKMVILPQDLSFTDALMEQGDISPHHFFEPGPTGCVCNPQRCSAISTVSADLRNISPFRLFSKRRSSV